The genomic stretch TACAGCAGTTTACCCGAATTTTATTCGGGAAGATTATTTGGAAGGAAGGGTGAGTCCTGTTTTTTATGGGAGCGCCGTAAATAATTTTGGAGTACGCGAATTGCTGGATTGTTTTGTGGAAATAGCTCCCAATCCTTTACCCAGAGAAACAGAAGAACGATGGGTAAAGCCGGATGAAGAAAAAATGACGGGATTCGTTTTTAAGATCCATGCAAATATGGATCCACGTCACAGAGATCGCATTGCATTTTTCAGGATTTGCTCTGGTGTATTTCAAAGAAATACAAATTATTATCACGTGCGCCTCGAACGGCAGTTTCGATTTGCAAATCCTACAGCATTCATGGCCGCACGCAAAGAAATTGTTGAAGAAGCTTACCCCGGAGATGTGGTCGGATTATTCGATACTGGAAATTTTAAAATCGGCGATGCTATGACTGAAGGAGAGTCTTTGCATTTTAAAGGTATCCCCCGATTTTCACCGGAAATATTCAGATATGTGAATAACGCAGATCCTTCCAAGTTCAAACAATTTGCAAAAGGACTAGACCAATTGATGGATGAAGGGGTTGCGCAAATGTTTGTTAAAGAAGACAATCAGCGAAAAATCATTGGCGTAGTCGGCGCACTTCAATTCGACGTGATTCAATACCGAATGGAACACGAATATGGGGCCGCTTGTACATACGAAGCTATCAACTTGCATAAAGCTTGCTGGGTATCTGTACTGGAAAAGGAAAAGCTTACAGAATTTGTAGCTAGACGCAAAAAAGATTTAGCCAGAGACAAAGACGGAAAATTGGTATTTCTTGCTGAAAGTGCTTGGACCATGAAAATGGTACAGGAAAATT from Saprospiraceae bacterium encodes the following:
- a CDS encoding peptide chain release factor 3; its protein translation is MEHLAELSKRRTFGIVSHPDAGKTTLTEKLLLFGGAIQTAGAVKSNKIKKHATSDFMDIERQRGISVATSVMAFPYRDLQINILDTPGHKDFAEDTFRTLTAVDSVIVVIDVAKGVEEQTEKLVEVCRMRKTPIIVFINKMDREGKDAFDLLDEIEKKLNLKVTPLSWPIGMGQSFQGVYSIYEKKFIHFKPHGKQDAEEVIALDDINDPKFADIIGDRNHKSLLHDVETLTAVYPNFIREDYLEGRVSPVFYGSAVNNFGVRELLDCFVEIAPNPLPRETEERWVKPDEEKMTGFVFKIHANMDPRHRDRIAFFRICSGVFQRNTNYYHVRLERQFRFANPTAFMAARKEIVEEAYPGDVVGLFDTGNFKIGDAMTEGESLHFKGIPRFSPEIFRYVNNADPSKFKQFAKGLDQLMDEGVAQMFVKEDNQRKIIGVVGALQFDVIQYRMEHEYGAACTYEAINLHKACWVSVLEKEKLTEFVARRKKDLARDKDGKLVFLAESAWTMKMVQENFPDVMFHTSSEFEE